The nucleotide window AGACCTCAGGATATTGCTTTGCCACGTTGGTGGTTTGTCCTGGATCGTTGGACAGATCAAACAATTCGAAATCGCGATAGCCGCCTTCCTTGATCCGCGGGATCCAAGCTTCTTGGAACAGGTTATGAGTGGGCATTTCATAGTCCCGCGATGCGACCAGCGAAAAATTGCCGTCACGCATTGCGACGATTGGGCTGGATCTTTGCAGGTGCCAAAACAACGGCTGGTGACGGACAAATGCATCCGCACGGTTGACCAACAGTGGTGACAAGTCACTGCCGTCCAAATGCACCGATGGCTTTTCCAATTCCAATAACCCGCAAACGGTCGGCAGGACATCGACGAGTCCGGCTGGATCGGTCATGACTTGTTGCGGGGCGATTCGACCGGGCCAATGAAAGATGCCCGGCACGCGGATTCCCCCTTCCCAGTTGACGCCTTTACGTCCGCGCAGATTGCCGACCCGATCGGTGCGATAGCTGCCGTTATCCGATGCATAGATGATCAACGTGTCTTCCCGAATCCCCAGTTGATCGATGGTGCGCAGCAATCGGCCGATGGCATCGTCGGTGTTGTCGATCGTACCGGAATAGATCGCACCCTTGTCGTCCGGCTTGCCGTACTTGGTGGTGCGATCCTTGGGTGCCGCGATCGGGGCGTGGGGTTCGTGGAACCAAACGTTCACAAAAAAAGGTTGGTCGATGTTTGTTTCGACGTGCTGCTTCATCCAGCCGATTGCTTCGTCCGCCACCAGCTGGCAGGAATAGCCGTCCAGCTTTCCGACCGGTTTACCGTTGCGAATGAAGTTGTCCGGATTGTGGTGGCTGGGACTGGCGTTGTTCCAAGTGGCAAACCAATGGTCGAACCCGTGCTGGTCGGGCGTGGGTTTGTCATGATTTTCACTGGGCAATCCGAGGTGCCATTTTCCGATGTGGGCCGTGGCATAGCCGGCCGACTTGAGGACTTCGGCCAGGGTGATTTCACGAAGCAACAGATGAGACTTTTGCTGTTCGTCTTGGATCCAACTGTAAACACCGGCGCGGATGTGGTGACGCCCCGTCATCAGTGTCGCTCGTGAAGGCGAACAAACGGCGCAACCGGAATAGAAATCGGTAAACCTGGCGCCGCCCGCGGCCAGCGAATCGATGTTGGGTGTCTGGACCGGACCGTCGTAGCATCCGACGTCGCGGTATCCAAGATCATCGGCCAACAGCATGACGACGTTGGGCTTAGCGGCGTCGGCGGTGTCCGGGTGGGCAAACGCCAACCCCGCAGCCAGCATCGTTGCGATGACAAAACAGCGGCCGATCGCAGTGTGATTGTTTGCGTTCATTCGATTTCGATTGTGGTGGATGCGTTTACAGGGCAGCGGGGCAAGCGAGCCGTGATTAGATGTTGATCAAGATGCGTGTGGCCCGGAGTGGTTAGGGCAACTGAGGTGGAAGAGGATTGCCGTCATCGTCGATCGGATAGACCGCGTTGTGGCTTTCGAGTTGTTGTTGCATTTGCGCGATCATGCGGCGCAGAACATCAGGCTTTGCTTTGGACAAATCGTTTTGTTCGTACGGATCCGACGCCAGGTTGAACAGTTGGTAATGCTGGCCGTTGGATTGCGAAAGTTTGCCCTTGGATGGTTCACCGGGCAGGGCGTGATAGATTGCTTTCCAGTCGCCGTCACGAAGCACGGTGAAGTAATTGCTGCGATGCACGCCGTGCGGATAGTGCATCAGGAACTGTTGCGAGTGATTCGGGTCTTGTTTGCCGGTCAGGATGGTCTGCAGCGGTTGCCCGTCGACCGTGTGTTCGGCGGGCGGATCGATCCCCGCGGCCTGCAATACG belongs to Crateriforma spongiae and includes:
- a CDS encoding sulfatase-like hydrolase/transferase, which encodes MNANNHTAIGRCFVIATMLAAGLAFAHPDTADAAKPNVVMLLADDLGYRDVGCYDGPVQTPNIDSLAAGGARFTDFYSGCAVCSPSRATLMTGRHHIRAGVYSWIQDEQQKSHLLLREITLAEVLKSAGYATAHIGKWHLGLPSENHDKPTPDQHGFDHWFATWNNASPSHHNPDNFIRNGKPVGKLDGYSCQLVADEAIGWMKQHVETNIDQPFFVNVWFHEPHAPIAAPKDRTTKYGKPDDKGAIYSGTIDNTDDAIGRLLRTIDQLGIREDTLIIYASDNGSYRTDRVGNLRGRKGVNWEGGIRVPGIFHWPGRIAPQQVMTDPAGLVDVLPTVCGLLELEKPSVHLDGSDLSPLLVNRADAFVRHQPLFWHLQRSSPIVAMRDGNFSLVASRDYEMPTHNLFQEAWIPRIKEGGYRDFELFDLSNDPGQTTNVAKQYPEVFNRMKQRLLEINASIMKDATDWHLR